The sequence GCCGCTCAGGGTGTGCCAGCCGCGGCCGGCCGGGATGCCGGCCGGCACCTTGCTCGGCGAGAGTCCGACCAACTGGTAGTCGTTGCGGTCGCCCTGGCGCAGCAGCAGCTTGTGGTCGTTGTGCGCGGCGAGCCGGCCGCCCAGCAGTGAGCGCTCGGAGGTGGCGACGACGTGGATGCCGGCCGCGGCGCCCTCCCGCAGCAGCCGGGTGACCAGGTCGGCGAGCCGGCCGTTGTCGTGGTCGTCCAGCAGCCCGGACAGCGCGTCCCAGCCGTCGATCAGCAGCAGTACGTGCGCGGGCCGCTCCGGCTTCGGAAGGGCGGCGCGCAGCTCGTTGAGCCCGGCCGCGTTCCGGTCGCTGCACAGTTCCTGACGTCGCGTCAGTTCGGCCGTGAGCCGGTGCAGCAGGCGTTCGAGCCGTTCGTGGTCGTGCCGGGAGACGACCGCCCCGCAGTGCGGCAGGGCGTTGAGGGCGGCCAGGCCGCCGCCCGCGGCGTCGATCCCGTACAGGTGGACGTCCGCGCAGGAGGCCGTCCTGGCCACCGATCCGGCCAGGGTGCGCAGGGCCTGGGTGCGGCCGGACCGGGGGGCGCCGATCACGTACAGGTGACCGAAGGAGGCCAGGTCGACGGTGGCGACCCGGCGCTGCTGGAGCTGGGGAACGTCCTCCAGCGCGTAGGGGACCACCGGGAGCGCCCCGTCCTCGGGGGCGGCAGCAGCGCCGCCACCTCGTCGAGTTGCACCTCCTCGGGCAGGGCGGGGAGCCAGGGGCTGGGCTGCGGGACGAAGTCGTCGAGGGCGGCGGCGGCCTCGCGGACGGCGGCGACCAGGGCCTGGAGGTCGGTGGGGACGGGTGCGGCGGGTGCGGCGGGGTCGCCCGTCACCGGCGGCAGGGCGAGCGGGCGGCCGAGGCCGCTCCAGGACAGGGCGGCGGCGCGCACCGCCCCGCGGGGCCGCTCGGCGGCGGCCGCGCCGTCCGGGTCGGCCGGGTCGGGGCGGGCCGCACCGGCCCAGGCGCTCTGGAACGGCACCGTGGACCGGTGCCCCAGCCGGACCAGGGCGCGCCCGGGCGCGGAGGCCGGGATGTGCACCGCCTCGGAGGTGTCGATGATGTCCTGGCTCTCGGTGGAGTCGGTGACCCGCAGCGCGATCCGCAGATTGGTGTTGGCGCGGATGTCGCTGGTGACGGCGCCCGAGGGCCGCTGGGTGGCGAGCACCAGGTGGATGCCGAGCGAGCGGCCGCGCTGGGCGATCCCGATCAGCCCGGGGACGAAGTCGGGCACCTCCCGGACCAGGGTGGCGAACTCGTCGATCACCAGCAGCAGCCGCGGCAGCGGGGGCAGCGTCGGGTCCGCGACCCGCTTGGACCGGTACTCCGGGTGGTCCTTGGCCGCGACATCGGCCAGCAGCCTTTCGCGGCGCCGCAGTTCGGCGCCGAGCGATTCCAGCGCCCGCTCCACCAGGTGGGCGTCCAGGTCGGTCACCATGCCGAGGTTGTGCGGGAGTTCGGCGCACTCGCGGAACGCGGACCCGCCCTTGTAATCGACCAGGACGAAGGTGAGCTCGTCCGGGCGGTTGGCGGCGGCCAGCGAGGCGACGAAGGACTGGAGCAGCTCCGACTTGCCGGAGCCGGTGGTCCCGGCGACCAGGGCGTGCGGTCCGTCGCGGACCAGGTCGAGGGTGAGCGGGCCGTCGTAGCCCGTCCCGAGGAGGAAGGAGGTGGTGGCCGGGCGGCGGCGCCAGCGGGCCAGCAGGGCGGCGGGGTCCGGCGGTTCGAGCCGCAGCAGGTCCAGCAGCCGGACCAGCTGGGGCAGACCGGCGTCGTGCTCGGGGCTGACGTCGCGGACCGGTGCGAGCGCCCGGGCCACCTGCTCGCACCAGTCGGCGTCGACCAGGTCGGCGCGCACGTCGGTGAGGTCGGGTGCGCCGGTGCGGCGGACGGTGAGGCGGTGCCCGGCGGCGAGGACGACGGTGCCGCACTCCTCGGGCAGCAGCCGTTCCTGGGCGTCGAGGCAGACGCTGAACACCCGGACCCCCGGCCCGTCGGTGAGCACCTGCACCATGCCGGGCACGTCGCGCAACTGCCTCGCCCCGTCGGCGATCACCAGCACGTCCGGCTCGTTGAACATCGCCTTGCCCATGGAGGACCCGAGCACCCGCCGACGGGCCTGGATCTGCGCGACCAGTTCCGAGATCCGGTTGGCGGTGGACTCCGGGTCGTTGCCGACGGCCACCACCGGCCCGGCGCCGCCGCCCGGTCCGGATGCTCCGCCGGGCGGGCGCAGGTGGGGAAGCCAGCGCACCCAGGCCCAGCCGTCGTCGCGCGAGCGGTCGGAGAGGACGACGACGCGCAGGTCCCGCGGGCTGTGCAGGACGGCGGACTGGGCGACCAGCCAGCGGGCCAGCGCCTGCACCACGGGCCCGGTGCCGGCCACCCCCACCACGCCGAACTCCGCCACCTCGATGCCGATCGGCACGTCCGGGATGTTCCAGCGCACCAGGCGGTGGTTCTCGTCCCGTGCCGGGTCGTCGATCTCCTTGACCGACGGCTGGTCGACCGTGCCGAGCCGCAGCACCAGGTGGTCGGGGTCGTGCCGGCGGCGCTCCCAGAGCCGGCCGCCGGGGCCGGTGGCGGTCAGCGCGACCGTCGCGGGGTCCGGCCCCGCCACTCCGCGCACCCGGCGCTCGCGGTCGGCGGCGGTCCGGACCTCCTGCTCCAGGACCCGGCGCCGCGCCTCGTAACGGGCCACCGCCTCCTCGTGCTGCTTGCGGTTGCCGCGCCGGCCGACGATCCAGTTGGAGACGGCCATCAGCGGGCTGAAGAGGATGAAGACCAGGTAGAAGTACGACTGGAAGACCGCCACCATGACCATGCCGAGCACGATCGGGGCCAGCATCAGCAGCAGCGGGAAAGGCCGCCGGGAGGGGGCGGTCGGCGGCAGGGGCAGCCGGATCCGCTCGGCGTCCAGGTGCGGGACGATCCGCGGCGGGCGGTTGTAGTCGACGCCGATGCCGTCGGCGGACGCCACCACGGCGGCGTCCGGCTCGACCGGCTCGACCAGGCGCAGCAGCGCGGCACCGACGGTGAGGTCGGCGCCCAGCGGCCAGGCGGTGCCGCCGTCGGCGCGGTGGGCGGCCGGGCGCGGGGCGCCGCGGCGGGCGGAGCGGGCGGGGGCGGGGGCGCGCTCACCGGTGGCGGTACGACGGGTGCGGTCGCTGTGGACGTCGCGGTCCGTGGCGGGCGGGCTCGGTGTGCGGAGGGCGACCGCCTCGTCGCCCTCACCCTCGCCCCGGGCCGGGCCGCCGCCCTCGGGGGCGCCCGCGCCGTCGCCGTCCCGGTCGCCGTAGCCGTGGCCGTGGCCGTGGCCGTGGCCGTCGAAGTCACTGCCGCGGTCGGGGTCGTCGTCCGGGGAGCCCCCGGGACCGTCCGGCCGGCCGGGACCGACCGGAGCGCGGTGCCAACCCGCCGAGCCGTCCGGGCCGACGGTCAGCCAGAGGCCGCCCGCCGGAGCGCCGGAGCCACGGAGCCGGACCGTGCAGGACGGATCGGTGCCGATCTCGTGGCTGCCGGGCCCGAGCCGCCAGACCCGCCCCGCCCCCGGACCGGACACGAGGTGCAGTTCCAGCTGGACGGGGTCGCCCGGGCGCCGGTCCGGCGCGCTGCTCCGGACCGGGTCGGGCTCGTCGGCGGGGACCCCGAGACCGAGCACGGCACCCTCCCGTACCCCCGTCCCGGCGACGGCCGTCGCCGGGTCCAACCGCCGCGGTCCGAGGTGGAGTCCGCGCGGGGCGACGGTTCCCGTTCCGGCCAGGAAGGCTTCCATGTCGCCGCCGGACGGACCGGGGCCGTAGCCCGGTCCGGCGGTCGCGACGACCTCCACCGGGTCGGGGTCCCGTCGGTCCAGGGCCGCCGCCAGTTCGCCGACGGTCGCGCCGGGAGGCAGGTCGAGGACGTGGTCACGACGGTCGGTGCCGTCGGCGACGGTGACGGTCAGCTTCACCGGGAGGTCTCCAGGGGGTCGGGCAGGCTGGACTGGGGGTCGGGGCGGGTCGTCGGCCGGGACGGTGCCGGGGCGCGGCCCGGCCGCAGGGTCAGCCGACGTGCCGGGTCGCGGACAGGAGCGCGGTCCCGGAGCGGCGCGCGGAGACACCGGCCGTGGGGCCGGCCGGTCCTGGCTCGGGCTCGGCGAAGTCGTCCTCGACATCCGGCTCGGGGTCCGGTTCCGGCTCGGGCTCGGGCTCGGGCACCGGCTCGGGCACCGGCTCGGGCTCCGGTTCCGGCTTCAGTTCCGGCTCCGGTTCCGGCTCCGGTTCCGGCTTCGGTTTCGGCGGGGGCCAGGACTCGGCCTCCGGCGGGAGCCAGGACTCGGACTCCGCTTCCGGCCCGACCGGCTCCGGCTCCGGCACCGGTTCAGGTCCGCGCAGCAACAGCCGAAGGGCCGTCGGGTCCGGCACCACCGGCCCGACCCGGAACGACGGCGGTTCCGATCCGGATCCGCTCCCCTCGCCCGGCTCCGGATACACCGGCCCGACCCGGAACGGCTGCGCCGAGGACGCCACCGACGCTCCGGTGTCCGGCAGTTCGCCGCCAGGGGCGGACTCCTCCGACAGGTCCGACGGCTCCGACAGGTCCGACGGACCGGACGCGGTCCCGGACGGTTCCTCGGACTCCCCCGGATCCGCCGACCCCGGCGCCGCCGGCAGCTCCTCCGGCTCCGACGGCTCCGACGGCTCCGACGGCTCCGACGGCTCCTCCGAACCGACCGCCGCCGGCAGCAGCTCCGGCTCCGACGGCTCCTCCGCACCGACCGGCGCACCGCCCGGCTCCACCAGGTCGGAGTCGTCCAACTCCACCGGTGCGAAGGCCGGGTAGGGCGGCAGGGTCCGAAGGATCCGGGCCGTGGCCCGGGCCAGTGCGACCGCCTCGACCCGCAGCGTCGTCCCGCGCAGCCGCAGGCCGTCGCGGTCGACCGTGACCAGCCGGGCCGAGCCCCGCGCACCACCGAGCACCAGCAACCGGGCGCCCGCCGCGGGGCGGAACCCCGCGGGGGCGAGGGGACAGACGGCGAAGGCCGGCTCCCCGTCCGCCGCGACCCGGTCCGCCGCGGCAAGCGCCTCGGCCGGCTCCGGACCCGCGTGGCGCACGTGCACACCGTCGGCGACCACGACCGCGCCCACCGGCAGGCGGGCGTCCAACTGCGCCGCCACCGCCTGGAGCACGGCGTGGGCGCGCACCCGGTCGCCTCCGAACTCGGTCACGGCGGGTCCGGTCGCGAGGTCGAGCAGCACCGCGGTGGGACCGTCGGTCCCGACCAGCGCCAGCAGCGGTGCCGGGCCGCCGCCCGCGACCGTCGGCCGCAGCTCGTCCCGGGCGGCCCACCAGAGCCGCGGGTCCGCCGCGTCCACCACCCACGGCCCGGGCGGGCCCGGCGGCCGGCCCGGACCGCAGGACACCAGCACGCCGACGGTGTGTGCGCCGAGCAGCACGGCGTACGGGCGCGCCCCCGCCACCCGTCCGGCGTCGAGGACGGCCCGCTCGGCGTCGGCCCATCCCTCGCGACCGGCCAGCAGCCGCCGGACGGTGCCCAGTTGACGCCCGTACCGCAGTCGCGCCGCGAACGGGGCGGCGAACGCGGCCGCTGTCGCGCGGAGTTCGCGGCGCAGCCGGCGCCGGAACGCCCGCCAGCCGCCCGCCCGGCGGGCGGTGAGGTGGGCCAGCACGGCGAACAGCACCAGTACCCCGCCGATCCCGATCAGCGTGGTGGTGCCGGGCATCGCCGGCAGGAGGCCGGACGGCGGGAACGACGCGAGGGCGGCGCCCGCGGGCCGGACGGCCGGGACGGAGGGCGCTTCGGCCGCGGCGCGGCCGACGGTACCGGTCACGAGGCGACCACACCCCGGTCGGCCAGGTGCCGGCGCAGCGACCGGACGCCGTGGTGGGTGCGCGACTTGAGGGTCCCGCCGGGTATCCCGACAGCGCGGGCGACCTCCGCGCCGGGGCGCCCGAGGAGATGGACGTGCACCACGGCCTCCTGGTGGATGCGGTCGAGCGAGCGGAGCGCGTCGACCAGCACCAGCCGGTCGAGGATCCGGTCGGACGGGTCGGCGGCGTCCGCCGCGACGGGGGCCGGGAAGCCCTCGACCGCGATGCCGACCGGCACCGCGCGGTTCTTGCGCCACTCGTCGATCAGCAGGCGGCGGGCGACCGTGAACAGCCACATCCGGATCGGCCGGCTGTCCCAGTCCAGCGCCTCGGCGGCCTGCCAGGCCCGTAACATCGCCTCCTGGACGATGTCCTCCGCCCGGTGCGGGTCGTTGTCGCCGAGTCCGCTGATGAAGCGGTACAGGACCTCGCGTTCGGCCACCAGGAGTTCCGCCCACGGTGCGGCGGTCGGCCCCGACCGGGCCTCGTCGGCTGTGTGCGCCATGTTGCTGCCTTGCTCTCCTCGCGGGACCGTCCGGACGCTGCCGCGCCCTCGGTTCGGGTCATTCGGATCATGGGTCCGTCCCCGGACGGCCGTCACCGTAACGCCGCGGGGGAACGGGCACCCCACCCGCCGGTGAACTCCGGGCCACTCCGACCTTGCATGAGATGGACACGCCAGGAATGTCGGGTCGCCGCCACTGGAACGACACCTCGGGTTCACACCGCGGCCGGACGGCCGGAGGAGCATGCCAGCGCCCGCCCTCGCCCTGGAGGCCACGTTGTCCGGACCGTCCGACCCGCCGTCAGCCGCCGTGCCCGACGGGGACTTCCCGCCCGTCCCGGCGCCCCGGCCGGACCGGGAGGGCGGCACGACCGCGGCGGGCCGGCACCCCGCGCCCGCGCGCTTCTCCGACAGCTACCTGCGCCACACCCCGAACCCGCCGCGCGGTCTCCTGCCGCAGGCCCGGGTCTGGACCACCACGACCGCCGCGGCCGCGCTGGTCGGCGCCGTCGCCCTCGGCTCCGCCCTGCTGCCCGCCGGGAACGGCGGCGCACCGCATGCCGCGCCGAACGCCGCCACCGGCCCCGCCACCACGGCGACGGCCGTCGCCCCCGGGGCCGCCGACCCGGCCGACGGCACGCCGAGCCCCCCTGCCGGCCCCGAGCCGTCGACCGCACCGCCCGCCGAGCCGCCCCCGGCGACCGACCCGGCCGCGGCCGCCGCCGATCCGGTGGCGGCCGGGCCGGAGCCGGACCGGCCGAACA comes from Streptomyces sp. TLI_053 and encodes:
- a CDS encoding FtsK/SpoIIIE domain-containing protein, encoding MKLTVTVADGTDRRDHVLDLPPGATVGELAAALDRRDPDPVEVVATAGPGYGPGPSGGDMEAFLAGTGTVAPRGLHLGPRRLDPATAVAGTGVREGAVLGLGVPADEPDPVRSSAPDRRPGDPVQLELHLVSGPGAGRVWRLGPGSHEIGTDPSCTVRLRGSGAPAGGLWLTVGPDGSAGWHRAPVGPGRPDGPGGSPDDDPDRGSDFDGHGHGHGHGYGDRDGDGAGAPEGGGPARGEGEGDEAVALRTPSPPATDRDVHSDRTRRTATGERAPAPARSARRGAPRPAAHRADGGTAWPLGADLTVGAALLRLVEPVEPDAAVVASADGIGVDYNRPPRIVPHLDAERIRLPLPPTAPSRRPFPLLLMLAPIVLGMVMVAVFQSYFYLVFILFSPLMAVSNWIVGRRGNRKQHEEAVARYEARRRVLEQEVRTAADRERRVRGVAGPDPATVALTATGPGGRLWERRRHDPDHLVLRLGTVDQPSVKEIDDPARDENHRLVRWNIPDVPIGIEVAEFGVVGVAGTGPVVQALARWLVAQSAVLHSPRDLRVVVLSDRSRDDGWAWVRWLPHLRPPGGASGPGGGAGPVVAVGNDPESTANRISELVAQIQARRRVLGSSMGKAMFNEPDVLVIADGARQLRDVPGMVQVLTDGPGVRVFSVCLDAQERLLPEECGTVVLAAGHRLTVRRTGAPDLTDVRADLVDADWCEQVARALAPVRDVSPEHDAGLPQLVRLLDLLRLEPPDPAALLARWRRRPATTSFLLGTGYDGPLTLDLVRDGPHALVAGTTGSGKSELLQSFVASLAAANRPDELTFVLVDYKGGSAFRECAELPHNLGMVTDLDAHLVERALESLGAELRRRERLLADVAAKDHPEYRSKRVADPTLPPLPRLLLVIDEFATLVREVPDFVPGLIGIAQRGRSLGIHLVLATQRPSGAVTSDIRANTNLRIALRVTDSTESQDIIDTSEAVHIPASAPGRALVRLGHRSTVPFQSAWAGAARPDPADPDGAAAAERPRGAVRAAALSWSGLGRPLALPPVTGDPAAPAAPVPTDLQALVAAVREAAAALDDFVPQPSPWLPALPEEVQLDEVAALLPPPRTGRSRWSPTRWRTFPSSSSAGSPPSTWPPSVTCT
- a CDS encoding sigma-70 family RNA polymerase sigma factor; its protein translation is MAHTADEARSGPTAAPWAELLVAEREVLYRFISGLGDNDPHRAEDIVQEAMLRAWQAAEALDWDSRPIRMWLFTVARRLLIDEWRKNRAVPVGIAVEGFPAPVAADAADPSDRILDRLVLVDALRSLDRIHQEAVVHVHLLGRPGAEVARAVGIPGGTLKSRTHHGVRSLRRHLADRGVVAS